The Gossypium hirsutum isolate 1008001.06 chromosome D03, Gossypium_hirsutum_v2.1, whole genome shotgun sequence genomic interval TAGGAGTAGAAAACGAGGAAAAGCATTCTTGGGAGATGATTTGATTACTATTTGTGGAACACTAGTTCCTATAACTACATATGCTTGTTTATAATAGTTATCTTAAAATATCGAACAAATATCAATTGGATGTTCtggtttaaatatataatttcaagAGAATGTATTCGTACCTCATTCTACCCAAGATTTATGTCAAATTCAAACTGTTGTGAGTTGTTAGCCATGATGAAAATCAATTCTGTAACAGTTTAATAGGGTGGagctagaaaattttttgaagggAGGCCgaaataaaattatacattttataacaataaaagtaaaattttactattttaatagtctacatctttataatttttaaaaaattaaattaaaaatttttcgtTTTCACTCCAACTGTTTCACTCAACATAATAAATTCATTTAAAGTAGTGAAGACGATGGGATAAGGCTAATGTTGATCGTATGGGATAAGGCTAATATTTATAAACATTTCTTACGTTACATTTCAACCACCTCTTTAATTCCACCAGAATCCGGCACTACTCGCTCTTGAGTGTAATTATTCGAATAGGGATCATATCTCTTTTATAGTGGAATACTAATTTGTCTTATTACATGGGCTTGTTCATAAGAGTTCTCTTAGAATATCGAACAAATATCAGTTGGGTATTCtggtttaaatatttaattttcaagAGAATATATTCTTACTTCACTCTGTCCTCTCGAAGATTTATGTCAAATCCAAACTGACGTGACGTGAGTTGATAGTCATGATAGAAATCAATTCTCTAGCATTTCAACGAGTTTTGCTTGTAAGTAAAAGTCTTTCATAAAAATATTAGATAAGTAATTggtaaaaaatttaattcaaaaggCAACTAGCAAAGAGCTCtttaatatttttcaacattCATAAAGGGTTTTTATGTACTTTTATTGAATGGAATAGATTTTTTTTCCTAATAGAGGAACCACGAGAAGCAAAATCTTTTCCAAAGAATATTCTTAGTTGATCTATTCAAAATGTACTTGGCAACCAGTTCTTGCAAagaaaatcataataatttttcCTGTTTGAAATCCTAAAAATCTTTTAAATCAACCCAATCATCTCATTCGAATACTTTATTAATTTTACACAAATTATTCTTCTCATCAACAAATATTATTTATCACCCACTTTCAtgcaaaattatttttactatgcAAGGAATTGTCTCCATGAATTACTGTCATCTTTTAGTTTAAGATGAGTAAATTTCAACCAGTAATAACTTTCTTGATTAACATCATATCTATTTTGATGATATGACATGCTTTCTTTTGATTCAAGAAAGGCAATCAATGACTTGAAATTGAACCATGATTTTAAAGGACTTGGGTTTATATAAGTGGTAATTCAATTTCCTTTTCCTTGTTGGAAAAGGAATTCCATTTTGACTTTAACTGTGATTTTTAAGTTGTTGTTTTCttattgttaattatttaaaaaataatcgcATTTTAACTTGTAAACTTAAATCTTAAACTATTATCATTATGTTCACTTTCTGAtgataattaacaaaaatatttggttttaaaattttaatacaatcaATGAAACGCAATTCACATATATGAATAATGATGAAATTTGACgtgattaaataaatattaaattttgttatatttttaataatgaatataggtaaaatggtaataaacCGACATTTTAATGTCATTTAAAATGTGTCaaataaatattagattagatattcaatattaataatcaatatatattaatTGAATTAGAGATTATAATTAGTCATGACTGTCGAAattcaaaattgtaaaaattaatatatattgaattaaatgaGTACTATACATAatcttattcaaataataataatgaaaaaaagagTGTTTAAGACAATTTCGTTGTATTTGTTTGTTCTATGATCCAACTATGGTATGTAGGCTCATCGTACTCCCATCCAGTGGCTTTAATTTGCTCTAATGGAATCGAAAATGAATCAATCCTTttaacttcttcttcttcctcttcatcaTTGGAAATCGACTTTATTTCTAAAAAAAGTTTTGGGTCGATTTTGGAGTTCCAATCAATATCATCGATATACATATCAGCTGCATTACTTGGCAACTTATTTGTGAAAGGAAAACGATGATAATACTCCCAGAATCTCTGTTTTGCTTCTTGGAAAGCTTTTAAACCAGCTAAATCATCCCATTCGAATACTTTATCTATTTTGAACAAATTATTCTTTGATTCAACAAATCTTTTCCATGGCATTGCACCCACTTTTATGCAGAATTTTTTCTCCCATGAGGTAATGGTTCCCATGAATTACAGTTATCATTCAGTTTGGGACAAGTAAATTTCGGACTGTAGTACCTTTCTGGGCGATTATGATATCTTCTTTGATAGTATGGCATGATTTCTTGTAAtccaaacaaataaatgaattgaAATCGCTAATGATTTGAATTTACAGTGAGGAGACTTGTTGGGTTTATATAATCTTATTAGAGTCGGTGGTGACTCAATCCATTTCCTTGTTGGAAAAGGAATTCTAATTTCAGTTTGACTCTGAtttctattttctaaatttttgtataataaaatttttaaaaaataactatatCTGTATTGATTCGTTTCCCTCTGATTGATACGTTACATCCCTAGCTTCTCTAGAATCCTCATTAACTATCTGATCTCTTCACCCATTGGTGTTCCCCCAAGAATGTTTTTTCTCGTTTTCTCCTCCTAATTCATCTCCACGATCATCACCTCCTAGCTTACCGTTTTCAACTTTCTTCCAGTACACCACTTTTCCCTTAAAGCGAGCTAAGTTCACATTTATTTTACTTCCATCTATACAGTATCCATTAAGTTTACTAATTGCCCTCTTATCATCCACAATGCTTGCAAATCTTACTAAACCAAAACCTAGACCTTTTCGATGCCTCTTGTTAGGAATAAACGCGTCCAACACTTTGCCATGGAACTCAGAGATTTTCCATGGTCCCTTCCAATGGAAACAAGGAAGATTAGAAACATAAACTGAAATCACCATTTTCTCTAAGGATTTAGCCTAGTAATAGTTAACAATAACTCCACGGCATCTGATTAAAAGCACAAGTTAATTGAATTACCAAGAACAATGTTCTTCAATACTATTCCAAATTCAATTTTGGAACTTCTGTTATCATAGCTTTCAACTAtttgaaactctgttggcattatTCAATCACACATAACTAACATTTTCTGTAGCAACTTTCGTCATGGTAGAGCTATCATCGACAAGCCTGAACAAATCACCTGTAGTATACAATAAATCCTAGAGAACTACACACTTCTATATTATTTTTCAGAGATTCCCTAATTCACATTTATCAGGAGTTTATTCGAAATAACTCAAATATCTTCTGCTGTTAATAAAAGGTTTAGAAAACTTATTTCTTGAaattaaaattcacatttattgattTTCACAAATAATTATTTCTCTCGTAATATCTGTACGTAACACTGTTTTTCCAATACTAATCGTGTTCAAATTTTTTCTTCACATGAATTGAGTATCTTTAATTATATAGCAACAACTCTGATAAGATACAGCTAGAAACTTTTGTctattaaatatataaagtgacTATGCAATTGATAATCATATACAATAATCAACATTTGTCTAAACTTTGCAACCTATACAAGTCTTTTTGGGATTTCGAcgaaacataaacaaaaatccCGAGAAGATACTTAAAACATTTACTCATCCATGGCAACTGACTGAAAAAATTTGGGTTGTCTTCTAGCTCATAATCATATACAAGGTCAATACCAAATTCTAGCACAGATAAATCTGAAAGAACCCGAAGACTAATATGATCACCAGCTTCTAATTCATCACTTCTAAAGTTCCAACAAGTCGTCCAGTATAAGGTATTCTTAGTTTCAGGAATTCCCATGAAATGTTTGGAGTAGGTCCACTTTGTACCTTTGGTCTCGTTCACAATTTCAAGGCATGGTAAAAATCcatatgttttatcattcttgGCAGAAAAAATGATAATCGAATTTAAGAAGCAACTTATCTTTCGACTAGAGTTTGGGGGCACTGATATTGAAACCTCAGTCTTGCCAGCTTGATGGCCACAGTAATGACCATGGTAATCAAATGGCAATGGATCAAATGTTGTAATTATACTCTAATCATATAATACCTGTAGCATTGGGTTAGAGAATGAGTTATTAAAAAGTATAtagtatataaataattttaaaaacttggaACTTGTAAAGGGAACCTGCGGGGAAGCAATCACTTTGGATTCTTCTATATAACTGCAAAGTTGCACTTTAACATTTCCATAAGATTCCAAACTGGGCAAGTGTCTAGTTAGGTCCATCTTGATATTTCTTGTGGAAACTTCATCTCCTAAAATATGTACAAACAATAATGTgttatttatcaattttagtgATCATCaacataatttacttattaaaaaaataatagtattgACTTGAATGGAGTGATAATTATCAAACACCCATTTGACAAGAATTCAAATCGTGACCCATCCCCAATACTCAATATTGTATGAAAAAAAGATATCAAAGTAGTAATGTTATTATCACTAAAATGTATTATAAGACTTGTAAGAAATAATCAATTATACacattaaataactttaaaactattaaataagttaatcaaaacaccacttttataattttatccatTATTTTAGTTTCCACTTCTATTAGCTATTGGATTaatcatttatcaaacaattaaattttttcatTAGACCCCAATTGCAGCATAACtttataattatcattttattattaagctaAATTTCTCTCATAATCTATTAAATTGTCACATTTCttgataatatttttattgtattagaAAGTCTTTTAGAGAAACATTCATCATTTCTTGAACATTTGTTAgtcacatataaaataaatataataggacgtatttactaaaatataattatttgaagtCTACTCATACCTGTAGATAAGTGCAAAAAGCCATATTCATATCTAATGTTGTGTTCTGATTCATAAGTAACGCCAAATTTTCTTATGCTGAGATGAATAGGCACTACCGTGCAACTCACAAGGTCACCAGCTTCAAACTGACAGTCCGTTACTGGCCAATGAATCAACCACAACATTGTGTTATCGTTAGTCTCAGGAATTCCAATGAAACTTGAGCGATATCTCTGCATGATCCTTTTGGTCTCATTGAAAATGTGGACACTTGGTATAAGCTCCAACATTTGATCACTAGCTAAAGAGAAAACAATGCATAAGCTGAACCGATGGATCTTTTCATCTGGATGAGATGGTGTTggcaaaaaaaaagagattcgaTGCTCGGTAGTGCCATGCTTAAACCCAATCGGAACTTCACTTCCTACAACAAATGTGCTTGTTATACCACATTCTTGCAAGACCTGATCCAAAAAGAACTAGTTAGATGATTAAGTAGTATAAgagaaaaaatagatttaaaatttaacttgGAGAACTATTGGACCTGTGGGGTAGCTAGCATTATGCTGTCTGTTAGGTAGCTATAAAGTTGCAGTCGATTTCTGTTAATGGAATCCACTTTGAATAATCTTCTAATCTCTTCTGCTTCAAAGTTTTGAATTGGTTCCAACTTGAATAGATCTTCAACCTCAGTCAACTTTTCACATCCAAAAATAATACATCGTGTGGAAGAAAAGAAGCATGGAATAATTACCGTATATCCATGAAATGAAGAATTGTCTCCAAAAATAAACTTGCACTCAAAAACATTGAGCAAGACCGGAAGCTTTGGAATCATTTGGAGTTCAGTGCAAGAAGTCAATAGAAGTTCTTCAAGTTTTGTAAGGTTTTTTAAGCTCTCGGGTAGGTAATGAATTGGGTTTCTACTTAAATTTAAGGATTTCAAGGAAGCCAAGTTACAAAGATCATTGGGCATGACATCATTAGATAATTTGCAACTTTCAAGGCTTAACTTTACCAAAGAGTCCGGTAGAGATGCCCAAGAGAAACCCAATCCTTTGCTTCTTTTCAGTAAGAGCCAATGCAACCCCAATCTTGATTGATATATGGCAGTTTCATCTAAATTAAGCACCTTCAATGATTCCATATTATGCAACTCCCTAGGAACATCATCAAGTCTTGAACAACCAGATAAGATAAGCTCTTCAAGTGATATTAATGAACCAATTGTCCTTGGAAGTTTCCTAAGACTTGTGCAATCTTTAAGGTTCAAGAAAGTAAGCATCTTTAGCTCACCAATGGATTGATCAATTTCCACCAAATTTATGCAATATTTGAGCATCAACTTCTCAAGGCTAGGGAGTCCTGAAAAGCTTGGGGTTTTAAGAAGGCTATGTGAATGGTTGAGATTAAGGATCTTTAAATTTGGGAGGCACTGCAAAAAAAGAAAGCCcttcattaattatatattattgtttcacacacacacaaaaaggaGTATTAGTATATATCATACCTCTGTATCCTTCCAAACTTGTTTAAGTTTACTGTTGCGCACGTCGAGAACAACTAGTTCATTGATATCAAAATCCACCGGAAAAGATTGCATCCAAAACCCATGCCAACGTAACCATCTTAATCTTTTGGGAAAGTCTTTGAAGTCTCCTTTAAGTCTTACATAATCCAGTTGAAGCAGTTTAAGTCTCTTCATCTTTGCAAATGCTTGAGTTTCCATATCAACATCATTTGCCATCAGAAACTGACTTTTTGAATGCTTTGGAAAATGTAGAGTTGTATTTGTCCTTTTAGCCTTGTCTTCTAGCAATCTTTTTAGGTCAAGTGTGAGGCACTTAACTGTTCTGGAACCCTGCATCagaaaaacttttttaaaaaacaaaaagaaatttgataaaaaaaaaaagtagattaCATGCACACAAGAAAAAAGTTGAGTAAAATGATGTTTCTTACAATTTTTTCTCTTATTACATCAAAAGCGTTCTTATGCCACAATCTGCTTCGTTTCCCAATATTAGAAGATTCTTGACGAATAATTTCTCGTCCCATATCTCTAATCATTTGGTGCATCATTagcttatttttttcattaatgattAAGAGAGACCTGCCTACTAGATTTTTAATTCCAATTGTTGTATAGAAATCACAACCATCTAGAATTGTAGTCGTGTAATCTCTATCCTTCCCAATGAATAAACAAACTATGTCGAGGAATAAATTTTTATCATGATCGTCTTCCAAAGAATCATAGCTTATTCTTAGAATCTCTTGAATTTTGCTGTCAGGGATTTCTTCCAATTTCTCCAATGCACTTTTCCAAGAACTCACACTTTTGCTAGATAATGAAGAGCCCAAAACTTGAAGAGCTAACGGAAGCCCACCACAGTGTTTCACTAAACTTCTTGCATATGCCATTAAACTTTCAGGCACAGAGTTATGACCAAAAGCATACCAATTAAAAAGTTGCAGCGATTCACTTGAAGCTAATTCTTTTACTTCAAATAGCTTGCTTAAGCCTCCACAACTAGTTGATGCTTCCAACTCAAACATTTGGCTTATAAAATGTGCATTCAATAGGCATCGGTTTCTACTAGTTATGATGATTTTACTTCCCAGATGAAAAGGTATTTGAGTTcccattaattttcttattttttccaaTTCATCAACATCATCAAGAACAAGAAGAACTCTTCTACAACATACAATTTCTTTGATCTTGTTAATTCCATTATCTATATTGTATATTTTATGTGATTTTCCTTTAAGGATATCTGAAATAAGTTGCCTTTGCAAACGGACTAAACCATTGCAATCTGGACTTGTTTCTCTAACATCAGCAAGGAAACTATAACCTTCAAACCTTGGGATGTTTTGATTGTAAACA includes:
- the LOC107932329 gene encoding disease resistance protein RPV1 isoform X1, whose protein sequence is MAMSEISRCSYHVFLSFRGEDTRKSFTDHLYTALVHLGIQTFRDDEEIERGNNIKDEIEKAILHHSKISIVVFSKNYAASTWCLNELVMILEHKKSSKHSVLPVFYDVDPSQVKNQTGSYAEAFTQHEQNFESETNMVQRWRNALKEVADIGGMVLQDRHESQFIQDIVKEVQNKLHLISLYVPPYLVGIDSLVTQINQWLEQDGANKVGIATICGIGGIGKTTIAKVVYNQNIPRFEGYSFLADVRETSPDCNGLVRLQRQLISDILKGKSHKIYNIDNGINKIKEIVCCRRVLLVLDDVDELEKIRKLMGTQIPFHLGSKIIITSRNRCLLNAHFISQMFELEASTSCGGLSKLFEVKELASSESLQLFNWYAFGHNSVPESLMAYARSLVKHCGGLPLALQVLGSSLSSKSVSSWKSALEKLEEIPDSKIQEILRISYDSLEDDHDKNLFLDIVCLFIGKDRDYTTTILDGCDFYTTIGIKNLVGRSLLIINEKNKLMMHQMIRDMGREIIRQESSNIGKRSRLWHKNAFDVIREKIGSRTVKCLTLDLKRLLEDKAKRTNTTLHFPKHSKSQFLMANDVDMETQAFAKMKRLKLLQLDYVRLKGDFKDFPKRLRWLRWHGFWMQSFPVDFDINELVVLDVRNSKLKQVWKDTECLPNLKILNLNHSHSLLKTPSFSGLPSLEKLMLKYCINLVEIDQSIGELKMLTFLNLKDCTSLRKLPRTIGSLISLEELILSGCSRLDDVPRELHNMESLKVLNLDETAIYQSRLGLHWLLLKRSKGLGFSWASLPDSLVKLSLESCKLSNDVMPNDLCNLASLKSLNLSRNPIHYLPESLKNLTKLEELLLTSCTELQMIPKLPVLLNVFECKFIFGDNSSFHGYTVIIPCFFSSTRCIIFGCEKLTEVEDLFKLEPIQNFEAEEIRRLFKVDSINRNRLQLYSYLTDSIMLATPQVLQECGITSTFVVGSEVPIGFKHGTTEHRISFFLPTPSHPDEKIHRFSLCIVFSLASDQMLELIPSVHIFNETKRIMQRYRSSFIGIPETNDNTMLWLIHWPVTDCQFEAGDLVSCTVVPIHLSIRKFGVTYESEHNIRYEYGFLHLSTGDEVSTRNIKMDLTRHLPSLESYGNVKVQLCSYIEESKVIASPQVPFTSSKFLKLFIYYILFNNSFSNPMLQVLYD
- the LOC107932328 gene encoding uncharacterized protein, which codes for MGTITSWEKKFCIKVGAMPWKRFVESKNNLFKIDKVFEWDDLAGLKAFQEAKQRFWEYYHRFPFTNKLPSNAADMYIDDIDWNSKIDPKLFLEIKSISNDEEEEEEVKRIDSFSIPLEQIKATGWEYDEPTYHSWIIEQTNTTKLS
- the LOC107932329 gene encoding disease resistance protein RPV1 isoform X2, with protein sequence MAMSEISRCSYHVFLSFRGEDTRKSFTDHLYTALVHLGIQTFRDDEEIERGNNIKDEIEKAILHHSKISIVVFSKNYAASTWCLNELVMILEHKKSSKHSVLPVFYDVDPSQVKNQTGSYAEAFTQHEQNFESETNMVQRWRNALKEVADIGGMVLQDRHESQFIQDIVKEVQNKLHLISLYVPPYLVGIDSLVTQINQWLEQDGANKVGIATICGIGGIGKTTIAKVVYNQNIPRFEGYSFLADVRETSPDCNGLVRLQRQLISDILKGKSHKIYNIDNGINKIKEIVCCRRVLLVLDDVDELEKIRKLMGTQIPFHLGSKIIITSRNRCLLNAHFISQMFELEASTSCGGLSKLFEVKELASSESLQLFNWYAFGHNSVPESLMAYARSLVKHCGGLPLALQVLGSSLSSKSVSSWKSALEKLEEIPDSKIQEILRISYDSLEDDHDKNLFLDIVCLFIGKDRDYTTTILDGCDFYTTIGIKNLVGRSLLIINEKNKLMMHQMIRDMGREIIRQESSNIGKRSRLWHKNAFDVIREKIGSRTVKCLTLDLKRLLEDKAKRTNTTLHFPKHSKSQFLMANDVDMETQAFAKMKRLKLLQLDYVRLKGDFKDFPKRLRWLRWHGFWMQSFPVDFDINELVVLDVRNSKLKQVWKDTECLPNLKILNLNHSHSLLKTPSFSGLPSLEKLMLKYCINLVEIDQSIGELKMLTFLNLKDCTSLRKLPRTIGSLISLEELILSGCSRLDDVPRELHNMESLKVLNLDETAIYQSRLGLHWLLLKRSKGLGFSWASLPDSLVKLSLESCKLSNDVMPNDLCNLASLKSLNLSRNPIHYLPESLKNLTKLEELLLTSCTELQMIPKLPVLLNVFECKFIFGDNSSFHGYTVIIPCFFSSTRCIIFGCEKLTEVEDLFKLEPIQNFEAEEIRRLFKVDSINRNRLQLYSYLTDSIMLATPQVLQECGITSTFVVGSEVPIGFKHGTTEHRISFFLPTPSHPDEKIHRFSLCIVFSLASDQMLELIPSVHIFNETKRIMQRYRSSFIGIPETNDNTMLWLIHWPVTDCQFEAGDLVSCTVVPIHLSIRKFGVTYESEHNIRYEYGFLHLSTGDEVSTRNIKMDLTRHLPSLESYGNVKVQLCSYIEESKVIASPQVLYD